From one Arsenicicoccus dermatophilus genomic stretch:
- a CDS encoding FecCD family ABC transporter permease has protein sequence MGRSVSWAAAAVLLAVILLSAATGPLDTGLVQVAQIVAGHLLPGMPWMVDGSITASQDQAVWSFRLPRSLLAAVAGGNLALAGALLQVTVRNPLAEPYILGVSAGAGLGAVVAIVAGATALTAVTLNMMAFLGAVLAIVLVYVLAQDQGVVVPARLILAGVALGSLLSGVTNFLLMTTEAQNIYSVLHFLLGSVSAATWASLVPPVVALVVGLLVVLPRGRPLNALLAGDEAATALGVDVPRLHRALLLVAAVLTASTVSVAGGIGFVGLIVPHVVRMVVGSDHRRVLPLTVLGGAVFLPSCDLLARSVAEPVEVPLGVLTAVVGAPFFLWLMRRKAV, from the coding sequence CCTGGTCCAGGTTGCCCAGATCGTGGCAGGTCATCTCCTGCCAGGTATGCCGTGGATGGTGGACGGGTCCATCACTGCGAGCCAGGACCAGGCGGTGTGGAGCTTCAGGTTGCCCCGGTCGCTGCTCGCGGCCGTCGCCGGGGGCAACCTTGCCCTTGCGGGGGCGTTGCTTCAGGTCACGGTGCGCAACCCGTTGGCCGAGCCCTACATCCTGGGGGTGTCGGCCGGGGCGGGTCTGGGGGCGGTGGTCGCGATCGTGGCGGGGGCCACCGCGCTGACGGCTGTGACGCTCAACATGATGGCCTTCCTGGGGGCGGTGCTGGCCATCGTGCTCGTCTATGTCCTGGCCCAGGACCAGGGGGTCGTCGTCCCGGCGCGGCTGATCCTTGCGGGGGTCGCGCTGGGATCGCTGCTGTCGGGCGTGACGAACTTCCTGTTGATGACCACCGAGGCGCAGAACATCTACAGCGTCTTGCACTTCCTGCTCGGGTCGGTGTCGGCGGCGACGTGGGCCAGTCTGGTCCCGCCGGTGGTCGCGCTCGTGGTCGGGCTGCTGGTGGTGCTTCCGCGTGGGCGGCCGTTGAACGCGCTGCTCGCCGGGGACGAGGCGGCGACCGCCCTGGGGGTCGACGTGCCCCGGCTGCACCGCGCCCTGCTGCTGGTCGCGGCTGTCCTCACGGCGAGCACGGTGTCGGTGGCGGGTGGCATCGGGTTCGTCGGCCTGATCGTCCCGCACGTCGTGCGCATGGTCGTCGGTTCGGACCACCGTCGGGTGTTGCCGCTGACGGTCCTGGGCGGCGCGGTATTCCTCCCCTCGTGCGACCTCCTCGCCCGCAGCGTCGCCGAGCCGGTCGAGGTGCCGCTGGGTGTCCTGACCGCTGTCGTCGGGGCGCCTTTCTTCCTCTGGCTCATGCGACGAAAGGCCGTGTGA
- a CDS encoding ABC transporter ATP-binding protein: MELRFSDVHVELGGNPILGGVDLVVPSGEVVGLVGANGSGKSTLLRAAYRVHRPSKGTVHVGGDDVHRLPAPEVARRIAVMAQEITNDFPMTVLDVVLLGRVPHQRGFGVDSPADLALAHDSLAEVGAADLHRRVFSSLSGGEKQRVLLARALTQQAPVLILDEPTNHADLGFQHELLHLVTHRGATVLAALHDVNLALTYCRRAVVLDQGTVCAEGPVESVLTPAVVDQVLRVSSRALPDPRGGTVLSFRRPSTPTRTDPVHELIGAQSP; encoded by the coding sequence ATGGAGCTCCGGTTCAGCGATGTCCACGTCGAGCTGGGCGGCAACCCGATTCTGGGCGGTGTCGATCTCGTCGTCCCGTCCGGTGAGGTGGTCGGTCTCGTCGGTGCCAACGGCAGCGGCAAGTCCACCCTCCTGCGGGCGGCCTATCGCGTGCATCGACCCTCGAAAGGCACCGTCCATGTCGGCGGTGACGACGTGCACCGGCTCCCTGCCCCCGAGGTGGCGCGCCGGATCGCCGTCATGGCGCAGGAGATCACCAACGACTTCCCCATGACCGTCCTGGACGTCGTCCTCCTGGGGCGGGTACCTCACCAGCGCGGGTTCGGGGTGGACTCGCCTGCAGACCTTGCCCTGGCCCATGACTCCCTCGCCGAGGTCGGCGCCGCTGACCTGCACCGACGGGTCTTCTCCTCCCTGTCCGGAGGTGAGAAGCAGCGCGTCCTTCTCGCCCGGGCCTTGACCCAGCAGGCACCCGTCCTGATCCTCGACGAGCCGACGAACCATGCGGACCTGGGCTTCCAGCATGAGCTTCTCCACCTGGTCACCCACCGGGGCGCCACCGTCCTTGCCGCCCTGCACGACGTCAACCTGGCTCTGACCTATTGCCGCCGGGCCGTGGTCCTCGACCAGGGGACGGTATGCGCGGAGGGTCCCGTGGAGTCCGTCCTGACTCCAGCCGTGGTGGACCAGGTGCTCCGGGTGTCGTCTCGTGCCCTGCCGGACCCGCGCGGTGGCACCGTCCTCTCCTTCCGTCGACCCTCTACCCCTACGCGGACCGACCCTGTCCATGAGTTGATCGGAGCGCAGAGCCCATGA